One segment of Streptomyces sp. NA02950 DNA contains the following:
- a CDS encoding biotin-dependent carboxyltransferase family protein: MTDSAFAVERAGALTTVQDLGRIGHAHLGVPRSGALDQPAHRLANRLVGNADEAATLETTLTGCAVRLRRAATVAVTGAPCPVTVDSRPAAWGAPVRVPAGALLELGAATYGVRSYLAFDGGVRAEPVLGSRATDVLSGLGPAPLADGAVFGLGPAGAAPPGVDSVPQRGVPRELVLPVVFGPRDDWFTRAGLHTLTTGGFRVSGASNRIGLRTEGPALERARDGELPSEGMALGALQVPPDGRPVLFLADHPTTGGYPVVGVVPERWLAAAAQAVPGTPVRFTPLGRVPWGRAAPA; encoded by the coding sequence ATGACCGACAGCGCCTTCGCGGTCGAGCGGGCGGGCGCCCTGACCACCGTCCAGGACCTGGGCCGGATCGGCCACGCCCATCTCGGTGTGCCCCGCTCCGGCGCCCTCGACCAGCCCGCCCACCGGCTCGCCAACCGCCTGGTGGGGAACGCCGACGAGGCCGCCACCCTGGAGACCACCCTGACCGGCTGTGCGGTGCGGCTGCGCCGCGCGGCGACCGTGGCCGTCACCGGCGCGCCCTGCCCGGTCACGGTCGACAGCCGCCCCGCCGCATGGGGCGCGCCCGTGCGGGTACCGGCCGGTGCGCTGCTGGAGCTCGGGGCCGCCACCTACGGCGTACGCAGCTATCTGGCCTTCGACGGCGGGGTCCGGGCCGAGCCGGTGCTCGGCAGCCGGGCCACCGATGTGCTCTCCGGGCTCGGCCCGGCTCCGCTGGCGGACGGTGCGGTGTTCGGACTCGGGCCCGCCGGAGCCGCGCCGCCCGGGGTGGACTCGGTGCCCCAACGGGGCGTGCCGCGGGAACTGGTGCTCCCGGTGGTGTTCGGTCCGCGCGACGACTGGTTCACCCGCGCGGGACTGCACACCCTGACCACCGGCGGCTTCCGGGTCTCGGGCGCCAGCAACCGGATCGGGCTGCGGACCGAGGGCCCCGCCCTGGAGCGGGCGCGGGACGGTGAACTGCCCAGTGAGGGAATGGCGCTCGGCGCCCTCCAGGTGCCGCCCGACGGGCGTCCGGTGCTCTTCCTCGCCGACCATCCGACGACCGGCGGCTACCCGGTCGTGGGTGTCGTCCCGGAGCGGTGGCTCGCCGCCGCGGCCCAGGCCGTGCCGGGCACTCCGGTGCGGTTCACCCCGCTGGGGCGGGTCCCGTGGGGGCGGGCGGCCCCGGCGTAG
- a CDS encoding WhiB family transcriptional regulator yields the protein MAWWQNAACKDEDPELFFPVGVAGPAAQQQEARAKQVCGHCPVAQECLEYALEAGMTHGVWGGAGEEERRALRRRGQRRARSAGRARERASAHAGGHRAAG from the coding sequence ATGGCGTGGTGGCAGAACGCCGCATGCAAGGACGAGGACCCTGAGCTGTTCTTCCCGGTGGGGGTCGCCGGTCCCGCCGCACAGCAGCAGGAGGCACGGGCCAAGCAGGTCTGCGGACACTGCCCGGTGGCTCAGGAATGCCTGGAGTACGCGCTCGAGGCCGGGATGACCCACGGGGTGTGGGGCGGTGCCGGTGAGGAGGAGCGCCGGGCGCTGCGCCGCCGGGGGCAGCGCCGGGCCAGGAGCGCCGGCCGCGCCCGGGAGCGGGCCTCGGCCCACGCCGGAGGCCACCGCGCCGCCGGCTGA